The following DNA comes from Sinorhizobium mexicanum.
GCGCTAAGCTCTTTCGAGAGATCGCGCATCGGTTCAAGGCCGCGTGAGCCGCTTGTCCGGCATCACTGCCCGTCTTATCAGATGCCCAATAGCGACAAGGAAACGAGATGCCGCCGCTCCGCGACGAGACGAATGCCTTCTACCGCGACAATGCGGCAGCCTATGCAAATCGGGAGCGCAAGGCGCCGGCGGCGCGCCTTGAACACTTCCTCGCAAGGCTCACGCCCGGTGCCCGGATTCTCGAACTCGGCTGCGGCGGCGGACAGGACAGCGCCTATATGCTTGCCAAGGGATACGATGTGGCGCCAACCGACGGCTCACCGGAGCTTGCGGCCGAGGCAGAGCGTCTTCTCGGGCGGCAGGTCGACGTCGTCCGGTTTGACGAGATCGCATGGCGCGACGTTTTCGACGCGGTCTGGGCCGAAGCGTGCCTTCTTCACGTGCCGCGTGCCGAGCTTGCTGGCGTGCTTGCCCGCATCCTGCGCGCACTGAGAGGCGGCGGGATTCTTCATGCCAGTTTCAAGGCTGGAAACGGCGAAGGCCACGATCGTTTCGGACGCTACTACAACTATCCTTCGCGGGACTGGCTGATGCCGCTGTTCAAGAGGAACGGTTGGGCGAACGTGGATATCCTGGAAGCGGATGGGGGCGGCTACGACGGAGAGCCGACCCGCTGGCTGCACGTGTCGGCCGCAAAACCGATTTCATCAGAACAACAGTGAATACGGCCGGACCATGTCCGGCCAGCAAGGCTTTCAGCCTGGATATCGCTCTCAGGCCTCCCCCTCGTCCCAGTAGCTGCAGATCAGCAGGAAGCAGATCGCAACCAGGATGAAGAAATCGAAGAGAGCGAAGTGCTGCAGAATCGTCGTCATTACGCTTCCTCCCGCCAACAAACACATCAGAACACAAATCGGGCTCCACAGGAAGAAGAAATTCCGAATAATACTTGAAGCATTTATTGTTTAGCAAAGTATATACTGCGTCGCACAATAAAATACTGCAACGCACAATGCACTGTTCGCGGCAAGGATGGACCGATTTAGCCAGAACTAGCGCACGGAAAGGCACGCGGCTTCCCTGCCGAGACTGCGTGTCAAAGATATTTTCCCGCTGAGCCCGCGGATTCCACGCTTGCAATATTGAGGACATAGCGTGCAAAGCTGTCGGTCAGCGAGCGCGCAAGGGTACAAACATGACCGCGTTGATTATTTCGTCCGCCGTCTTCGTGAGTTTGTGCATTGCGTCGTTTGCCACCATGCACTTCCACCCGAAACTTCCGCTGCGGCACCGGGACGACGATACAAACACCGTCGTGCGACTCGTTGCGAATATTTTCGTGGTCATGACCTCGCTGGTCTTCGGTCTCATGATCAATTCCGCGAAAAACACGTTTGAAAACATCGACGCCAATGTTCATTCCTATGCGACCAATCTTATCCTGCTCGATAGGACGCTGAGGACGTACGGTCTGGGCGCAAACGACGCCAGGCAGCATCTCATTCGCTACGTCGAAGAGGCGATCGCAAGTCCCGCACGCGCGGACGACACGCTCCGAAACGAAAGGGATACGGCCCGATTTCGCCTGGATATGCTCGGGGAAAGCCTTGCCGCGATCACACCGTCCGACAGTTTTCATGAGTCCATGTTTGCGGGCGCGCGGCAGCAATACAATCGCATCGTCGAACAGCGCTGGACGATTGTCGAACAGTCGGAGGGCGCAATCCCCATGCCGCTCATCGGGATGCTGGGTGCATGGCTGACGCTGATTTTCGCGAGCTTCGGTTATCGGGCGCCGATGAACACCGTGGTCGCCACGATGTTCCTCGTGTCGGCTCTGTTGATCGCCGCTTCCGTCTATCTCGTCCTCGACATGGACATCCCCTTCAGCGGAGCCATCCAGATTTCCGATGCGCCACTACACAGGGCGCTGGCGGAAATGAAAAGCGGAACATGATGACGCGGCGGGCGGAAGCCCGTTACGCCTTTCTCGGGATTGATCTCAGGCCGGCTGCACCGATTTGACGCTGCCGCTGCTGTCGACGACGCAGTTGAACTTGCGCCCGCCGGCATCGACATCGACGGCAAATGTCGTTGCATCGAGCTGGCGCGAACTCATCGGCAGAACCCTGGCGCCGCTGGCTTGCGCAACGACGGCATTGGCGCAGATGAGCTGCAGGTCCGCTGGAGCGGTCTGCAGGCTTGTGCGGGCCATGTTCTGGGGCTCAGGCGTCGATGACTGGCATCCGCCGAGAAGCGAGAGGCCGACGACAACAAATGCGCAGCGCGCGATCGAATATGCGTTCAACTTGGTCGTCGACAAATCCTCACCTCCAGATGTCGCCTTCGCTGGCCCTTGTTTACACGCCCTTGCTCACACGCCCTGTTCAGACGCCCTGTTCAGACGCCCTTGTAGAGCGCCGCCCCCTGCATCAGCACGATGACCTTGGCGCCAATTTTGACGCGGGAATGCAGATCGACGATGTCGTCGTTGTTCATCCGGATGCAGCCGGAGGAAACGTCGAGACCGATCGTCCAGGGCTCCACCGTGCCATGAATGCGGTAGATCGTGTCGTTCTCGCCTTCGTAGAGGTAGAGCGCCCTCGCCCCCAGCGGATTGTCCGGCCCGCCCGGCATGCCGGCCGCCCATTTTGCCGCGTTCGGGTCACGCGCCACCATCTCGGCGGGCGGCGTCCAGGTCGGCCACTCAGCCGTACGGCCGACGCGAACGATGCCTGCCCAGCCGAAGCCCTCGCGTCCGACGCCGATGCCATAGCGGATCGCCTGGCCGCCGGGCTGGACGAGATAGAGGAAATGCTGGTTGCCATCGATGATGATCGTGCCGGGCGGCTCGGCGGTGCGGAACGTCACGACCTGGCGGCGAAAGGCCTCCGGCACCTGCTTGTTGCGCGCGAAATACTGCCGCGCCTTCCGCTTGTCGTAGTCGACCCATTTCTTCGTGCGGGCGTCGTAGATCTGCGTCGCGGCGAGCGCCGCCAGCGGCCCGAGGCACAGGCCGGCGGCAAGCACGATCAAGCCGATTTTCCGCATCGTCCCGCCACGTTTTACGTCGCCCTCGAGGCTGTCCCGGATCACCGTCATTGCTTTGCCCACCCGTCTATGCGTGCTGCGTTGCCGTCGACCCATTTCTTGGCGTAGTCGGGGGGCGTCTGGCGTTCCACCTCCAGCGCGTAGCTCATCGCCGTCACCTCGTCCGGCGAGAAATCCACCTCCTCCAGGAACTTCGCGATATCGGGATGCTTCTTGCCGAAGGCCGCCGCATAGGCGATGTGGAAATGCGCCGTATCCCAGCCGGTGGCCGCGCTCGACTTGGTGACCCACAGCGGATCGTCCGCCGGCACGATCTTCCATTTCGCCGGGTCATGTGCCGGCTCCTCGATACGTGTGAGCTTGTGCAACTCGAAGACGTGGTGCGGCGCATAGCAATAGAACACCATCGGCCGGGCGGTCGCGACCGCCGCATCGACCGCCGCCATCGCCACCTCCTCCTCGGTTTCGACGAGCGTCAGGTTTGCGGCATAGCCGTAGCTGTTCGCCCGTACGCGCTCTATCCCCGTCGAAAGCCAGGTCGGCGCGCCGATCCACACTTCGCCGCGTCCATCCCCGTCGGTGTCGAGCACTGCGGTCTTCGCCGGATCGCTGAGGTCGGCGATCGTCTTGAGGCCGGCAGCGGCTGCCTCGGGCGTGGCGCAAAGGCCCTGCCACGCCGGAACGGCGCGCCCGCTCAGGACGACGGCACCCTTGTCCGTCACGTATTTCTTGATGAGATCCTCGAAATTCGGCCGCCACACTTCGGGCTGGATGTCGACCTCGCCCTTTTCGAGCCCGACAAAGGCGCTGATCGTGCCGAGTTCGCGCACGTCGGCCTCGAGCCCGAACTTCTTGGCGATGCTCAATTTGAGAATATTGGCCGTTGCCTGTCCGGACGGCCAATTGGGCATGGCGATCACCAGGTCGGCCGCCTCAGCCGGCAGAGCAACAGTTGCGGCGAGCGCGGCTGCGAAGGCGGCCACGCGGAATTTCATGCTTCTCTTCACAGTGCCCTCCGAACAGATTCCCCGAATGCTGCGGCTGATGTCTTGTGAATGAATGCTATGAGTCGAGTCGAAACTTGGAACGTCGCGCTATGTCGGACGCGACCTACGCGTATGCACGCACTTGATCTGACTGCGGGTCGAGGCGACCCGGAGTACTATACAGGCATATCTTGACGGTCGGCAGGATGCACCAGCTTCTTCCCATCCGTCAACTTATCGTTGCTGAGTTTTGGGATTCCTCGCTCCCGTTGGCCCTTGAGGAGCACAACGATCGCCGCAGCGAGGATCATGAGCTCGAACAATAGAGGACCAAGAACGTGGGCCGCTAAATCTCCTGTTCCACGACCAGCCTGTCGACATAACTTTCAACGCCGTTGATATTCTCCATCAGCACCTTGATCGCGCGACGCTCCAGCTCGCTCTTCAACTTGCCTTCAAGCACGGCGCGGCAAGCTTCCACGGTGACCGTGATGTTGCGCAGATCCAGGCCGAGGTCGGAGCGAAGGCGCGCGCGGATCGCGACGGCAAGCGCCTCGTCTCCCCTGACCGCGCCCTCACCGGGAACGTCGACGATCGCACGCAAAAGGTCGACGCGGCTGATGATGCCTACCAGCGTGCCATTGTCCACGACCGGCACGCGCTTTATCTTGTGCTCGAACATCAGTTCGGCAACGGCGCCGATCGGCGCGTCGCGTCCGACGGTGACGACCTCGGTCGACATCAGATCGGTGATGCGCCAGCTGTTGCTGCGGATGTAGCGGTCGAGGTCGACGAGGGCGCTTTCGGCCGCGCCAGTGCCCCCGCCCTTGCCGAGTTCGACACGGCGCAAAAGGTCGCCTTCCGTCAGCATGCCAGCGACCGCACCATCGTCGTCGATGACAGGCAGACCGCTCAGCCCTTTCGTCACCATGGTTTCGATCGCGTGACGTACGCTGCTTGCCGTACTGATCGTCGCCACGTTTGTTGTCATGATTTCATCGGCGCGCATTTTGGCCTCCACCTGTTGCGGGAGAAACGAAAGCACTTTCTGCCTGACGGATTTGTCTGAGAGGAGGAAAGATGCAGGAAATGCCGAACATTTTCAAATCTTTCCGAAGGGCCTAAGCGCGAAATCGGCTTCCTACGGCGCAACGGCAATACCCGCCTCCCTCGATGCATCAAGAAAAGTGATCCGGGCGACGTAAGCCGGGAGATGGCCGCTCAACACCTCCTCGCATGCGGCAACAGCAGTGTGATAGGCAGGCCCCCTCCGCTGCGGCCAAGCCTCCTGCAGCAGGGCGAGAGCCTCGCTTGTGGTCGACACAAATGCCAAACCGCCTTCGCCAGACCTCACGACGACACATTCGTTCCAGGGACCGGCACTCATCATTCGTCTCCCGTTGGGCAGCGCAACTGGACACCGTTGTAAGTAACGTAGCAGCCGCGTTTTTGAAGTCGTGCCCGGGACAGGGAGTGCTGAAAATCTTTGGAACCCGACCATCCTCGCGACCGTCGGCCACTCACGGTTGGGAGATGCGGCGCGAGCACACGGGCGCAAGCGGCGGCGGTGCGCCGCAGGGGTTGGGCTTCAATCTGCCCGGGCCATCAGCCCAGTTGCAGGCCCGCCGCCCGGGCCGTCTCGCGCAGGAACGGCAAGCCGACCTCGATGACGTCGCGCGGGTCTTCGGCGACCGGTCGCCAGATTGCCAGCCCGCCGGCGATGTCCTGGTCGACATGGTTCATGCTCTCGAGCGTGATCGGGCCCTCGTAGCCGATGTCGGCGATCGCCTTCATGCAGGCCTGCCAGTTCAGCATGCCGCGCCCCGGCACCCCGCGGTTGGCCTCGGAGACATGCACATATCCGAGATAGGGCGCCGCTGCCTCGAACCCGGCGCCAAAGCTCTCCTCCTCGATATGCATGTGATAGGTGTCGAGATGGATGAAGATATTGTCGGCACCGATCCGTTCGATGATCCGCGCGGCGTCGATGCCGCGGTTGATGAGATGGGTCTCGTAGCGGTTGCAGGGCTCGATGCCGAGCTTCACGCCGTGCGACCTTGCCGCCTTCGCCGCCCGCTCGAGGAACCGGCACATGCCGTCGATCTCCCTGGTCGTCGCGGCGCGGCCGGTGGTCTTGCCGATCGAGCCATAGGTGACGCCGGCGAGCCCGAAGCTGCCGACCTCCTCGCAGACCCGGAAGGCCGGCTCCAGGAAATCGAGCCCGTCTTGTGGGTGCGCGCCGATGTCGAGCGCCCGGGGCAGCCCGAGCGACGGTATCAGCTCGACGCCATAATGGCCGGCAAAGGACCGCGTCCGCCGGGTGTCGATTTCCCTCGGCCTCAGCAGCGGAATTTCCAGGAGCCCGACGCCGAGCTCCTTGAGGCGATCCATTTGCGGCTCGATGCGCGAGAGATCCCAGACAGGCGCGATCGCGAAAGTGTGCAGTCCGAAGGTATTCATGAAGTCAGCCCCGTTGTTCGTGCATGGCCGCAGCCGAAAGGTCGCCGCCGCCGACGATGCGGCTGACGACCTCGCTCATGTTGGTTCCGGCGGTGGCAAGATTTGCGTCGGCCCGCCCGTGACGCAGGACGACGATGCGGTCGGTGACCGCAAGCACGTCGTTCAGGCGATGAGAGATCAGGATCACGGCAATGCCTTCCGATTTCAGCCGGCGGATGAGATCGAGCACGCTTTGCACCTCGCGCACGGCAAG
Coding sequences within:
- a CDS encoding class I SAM-dependent methyltransferase, which gives rise to MPPLRDETNAFYRDNAAAYANRERKAPAARLEHFLARLTPGARILELGCGGGQDSAYMLAKGYDVAPTDGSPELAAEAERLLGRQVDVVRFDEIAWRDVFDAVWAEACLLHVPRAELAGVLARILRALRGGGILHASFKAGNGEGHDRFGRYYNYPSRDWLMPLFKRNGWANVDILEADGGGYDGEPTRWLHVSAAKPISSEQQ
- a CDS encoding DUF4239 domain-containing protein, whose product is MTALIISSAVFVSLCIASFATMHFHPKLPLRHRDDDTNTVVRLVANIFVVMTSLVFGLMINSAKNTFENIDANVHSYATNLILLDRTLRTYGLGANDARQHLIRYVEEAIASPARADDTLRNERDTARFRLDMLGESLAAITPSDSFHESMFAGARQQYNRIVEQRWTIVEQSEGAIPMPLIGMLGAWLTLIFASFGYRAPMNTVVATMFLVSALLIAASVYLVLDMDIPFSGAIQISDAPLHRALAEMKSGT
- a CDS encoding L,D-transpeptidase, which encodes MRKIGLIVLAAGLCLGPLAALAATQIYDARTKKWVDYDKRKARQYFARNKQVPEAFRRQVVTFRTAEPPGTIIIDGNQHFLYLVQPGGQAIRYGIGVGREGFGWAGIVRVGRTAEWPTWTPPAEMVARDPNAAKWAAGMPGGPDNPLGARALYLYEGENDTIYRIHGTVEPWTIGLDVSSGCIRMNNDDIVDLHSRVKIGAKVIVLMQGAALYKGV
- a CDS encoding glycine betaine ABC transporter substrate-binding protein gives rise to the protein MKFRVAAFAAALAATVALPAEAADLVIAMPNWPSGQATANILKLSIAKKFGLEADVRELGTISAFVGLEKGEVDIQPEVWRPNFEDLIKKYVTDKGAVVLSGRAVPAWQGLCATPEAAAAGLKTIADLSDPAKTAVLDTDGDGRGEVWIGAPTWLSTGIERVRANSYGYAANLTLVETEEEVAMAAVDAAVATARPMVFYCYAPHHVFELHKLTRIEEPAHDPAKWKIVPADDPLWVTKSSAATGWDTAHFHIAYAAAFGKKHPDIAKFLEEVDFSPDEVTAMSYALEVERQTPPDYAKKWVDGNAARIDGWAKQ
- a CDS encoding CBS domain-containing protein; this encodes MRADEIMTTNVATISTASSVRHAIETMVTKGLSGLPVIDDDGAVAGMLTEGDLLRRVELGKGGGTGAAESALVDLDRYIRSNSWRITDLMSTEVVTVGRDAPIGAVAELMFEHKIKRVPVVDNGTLVGIISRVDLLRAIVDVPGEGAVRGDEALAVAIRARLRSDLGLDLRNITVTVEACRAVLEGKLKSELERRAIKVLMENINGVESYVDRLVVEQEI
- a CDS encoding DUF982 domain-containing protein codes for the protein MSAGPWNECVVVRSGEGGLAFVSTTSEALALLQEAWPQRRGPAYHTAVAACEEVLSGHLPAYVARITFLDASREAGIAVAP
- a CDS encoding sugar phosphate isomerase/epimerase family protein; translated protein: MNTFGLHTFAIAPVWDLSRIEPQMDRLKELGVGLLEIPLLRPREIDTRRTRSFAGHYGVELIPSLGLPRALDIGAHPQDGLDFLEPAFRVCEEVGSFGLAGVTYGSIGKTTGRAATTREIDGMCRFLERAAKAARSHGVKLGIEPCNRYETHLINRGIDAARIIERIGADNIFIHLDTYHMHIEEESFGAGFEAAAPYLGYVHVSEANRGVPGRGMLNWQACMKAIADIGYEGPITLESMNHVDQDIAGGLAIWRPVAEDPRDVIEVGLPFLRETARAAGLQLG